A genomic window from Lotus japonicus ecotype B-129 chromosome 1, LjGifu_v1.2 includes:
- the LOC130738580 gene encoding vegetative cell wall protein gp1-like — protein sequence MGRTKKHGRVSSQELTDRRDFLHASHRRGDHDKDVSSARKAARKVTPEVPAQPTPEVPAQLTPEVPAQSTPEIPAEATPEVPAQATSDVPAQVTPEVPDVASPEVPTQPAQPTPQPIPEVPTQATPKVSARPTQDPSPQPLPEVPDHDTAEPSTSRPKCAAVEEELELESEPEPEPEAVV from the coding sequence ATGGGGAGGACAAAGAAGCACGGGAGGGTATCGTCTCAAGAGCTGACCGATCGTCGTGACTTTCTCCACGCTTCTCATAGGCGAGGTGATCATGATAAGGATGTGTCGAGTGCTCGGAAGGCAGCTCGGAAGGTGACCCCTGAGGTTCCCGCTCAGCCGACTCCGGAGGTTCCTGCTCAGCTGACTCCGGAGGTTCCTGCTCAGTCGACGCCTGAGATTCCTGCTGAGGCGACGCCTGAGGTTCCTGCTCAGGCGACTTCAGACGTGCCTGCTCAAGTGACTCCTGAGGTTCCTGATGTGGCGAGTCCTGAGGTTCCTACACAGCCTGCTCAACCGACTCCTCAGCCTATTCCTGAGGTTCCTACTCAGGCGACTCCTAAGGTTAGTGCTCGGCCTACTCAGGATCCATCTCCTCAGCCACTCCCCGAGGTTCCTGACCACGATACTGCTGAGCCTTCCACCTCTCGACCTAAGTGTGCTGCAGTCGAGGAGGAGTTGGAGTTGGAGTCTGAGCCTGAGCCTGAGCCTGAGGCTGTTGTATAG